Part of the Arthrobacter gengyunqii genome is shown below.
CGGTGAGCATCATCGTCACGGTGATGGAAGAGAGCATGAACACCGGCACCAGGGCCACGGCGAGAACTGTTCCTGCAGTCCGCACCCCCGCCCGCCGCCGTCGCACCGATACCCACAGGGCCGGCAGGATCAGGGCGATCCACACCCAGTGATGGAACCAGGAGATGGGGGAAATGGCGAGCATGACCACCGCATTGGCGCTGATCGCAGCAACCAGGTCCCCGCGCCCGTCGGCACGGCGGATGGCTCGGAAACCCAGCACGACGACGGCAGCGGAGGCCAGGAGCCAGAGCGGGCGCTGGAGGAACTCGGGGGTGCCCAGATGCGCCATCAGCGAGTTCAGCGACACGTTGTACATGTCCGTGGTGTCGCCTACCCGGCTGGGATCCGAGAGCGCTGAGAACCAGAAGGTGCGGGATTGGTCGGGGGAGGCCAGCCACCCTGCGGCCACTGTCGCGGCGAAGGTTGCGCCCATGGTGAGGATCGCCCGCCAGTCCCGCCGGGCCAGGAAGATCAGTCCGAAGGCGAGCGGCGTGAGCTTGATGCCTGCGGCCAGCCCGATCAGCACGCCGCGGGGCACCCTGCCGGCGGGCCGCAAAAGATCAGCCACGATCAGCACCATGAGCATAGGGTTGATCTGCCCGAAACCCAGGCCTTCCCGCCACGGACCCAGGACGCCGATCAGCACGGTGGCCAGGACAATGATTCCGGCGGGCCCGCCCAGAGCCGCCCGGACGCGTGCCGGAATCGCGTCGTTTTCCTGCAGATAACGGGCAGCCAGGAACGCTGTCGCCACCAGGCAGGCGCAGGAGGTGGCAGTCAGCAGCACCAGTCCCACGGCCTCCGGCAGGAAAGCGAAGGGCGCCAGGAGTAGTGCTGCGAACGGCGGGTAAGTGAAGGGCAGCCCGCGGGTGTCGGTCTCCACCAGGCTGGGGTCATACAGTTGGTGCTCGCTCTTTCCCAGGAACGCCAGCGCACCCTCGCGGTACACGGAGAAATCCAGCCCGTGGATCTGCGCTCCGAAAACGACCAGCACGAGCGCCGAGGGGAGTCCCAGCAGAAGCCAGAGGAGCGTGGTGCGGGTGCGCGTGCCGTGGGCCGCCGTCGATAAAGCCATGCCTGCCAGTCTAGTTTGGCTGCGGATCGGATGCCGTTATCCAGGAATCGATCAGTAGCCTTACTGTTGTATCCGGTGCATTCAGGGTGAGCAGCAGCTATAGGCAGGGAAAGGACCGGGCATGAGCGAGGACCGCCGCAGGGAAATCGGGGAGTCGGAAGCTCCCGTTGAGGACGAGCTGCAGGAGTCCTTCGAAAACACCGTCACCGAAGGGGCGGAGCGGCTGCACCGCACATTCCGTGCCGTCCTGGTGACGGGAGTGTTCGGTGGACTCGAGGTGGGTCTGGGAGTCATGGCCTATCTGGCCGTGATGCATCAAACCGGCGACCATTTGTTGGCCGGAATTTCGTTCAGTGTGGGCTTGATTGCCCTGTTCCTGGCCCACAGCGAACTTTTTACCGAGAATTTCCTGATGCCCGTGGCGGCCGTGGTGGCCAAGGAAGGCAGTCTGCGGCAACTTGCCAAACTATGGGGAGTTACCCTGCTGGGCAATCTTGCGGGCGGCTGGATCATCATGTGGATTGTCATGCAGGCCTTTCCACAGTGGGAATCCACCATCGAGGAATCGGCCCGGCACTTCACTGACGCGCCGTTTTCGCTGCAGACTGTCGCGCTGGCCATCCTGGGCGGAAGCACGATCACCCTGATGAGCCGCATGCAGCAGGGCACATCGTCGGATCCGGCCAAGATCGTAGCCACTGTGATTGGCGGGTTCCTTCTTGCCGGACTGCAGATGTTCCATTCGATTCTGGATTCGCTGCTCATCTTCGGGGCCATCCAGTCCGGTGCCGGCATCACCTACCTTGAATGGCTCACCTGGTTCGGGTACACCCTGTTCTTCAATATGGTGGGCGGGCTGGTGCTGGTGACGGCCCTGCGTCTTCTCCGCACCAAGGAGTTGCTGAAGGAACGCCGCGAGGAGGCTCCGGCGGACCCCGAAGCTGCCCGCGGTGATGCCTAGGCGTCCAAAGCAGATTCGGCCCGGCACCCGCAGTTATTCTTCGCGGGTTTCGTCAGCTGCATCGTGCGGGGCCGCAAGCCGGATTTCCTCCACGTCCAGCCGTGACTGGAGACGAAGCAGCACCGTGTCATCAATCCGGCGCTCGTCGCGCAGCCTGATCAGGGTGTTCCGTTTTTGGGCAATCAGTGCCAGCCCCAGCTCGCGGTACTGGCCGGCGCGGGTCAGGGCGCGGGTGGCGCCGTCGTCGTCTTTATCAGCTTCATTTCGGAGAGCGTTCAGGACGCTCAGGCGCCGGCTGTATTCCGCGGCGAGTTCATCAACAACCTGCTGCTGGGTGCCGAGCTCGGCCCCCAGCCGCGGCATCGCCTCCAGCGCATCATTGATGGCCGATGCCTGAGCGAAGCGCAGCTCCTCGGTGCGTGCCACGGTATCACCTGGCAGCCGTGCCCAGCGTGCCACTGCCGGCAGCAGCGGAGCCTGGAGGACGAGGGTCACCACGATCACTCCGGCAGCCACAAAGATGATCAGATCGCGGTCCGGAAACGGCGTACCGGCTGCCGTGGAACGGGGAGTCGCCAGCGCAGCCGCCAGTGAGACGGCGCCGCGGAAACCAGCCAATCCGCTGACCACCCGTGCCCGGTTGCTGATTCTGCGGGCCCGTTGGCTTTCCCGGCGGTCCAGCAGCCGGATGAGATAAGTGGTGCTGAACAGATAAACCAATCGGACGGCAACGATGACCACCGTAACCACTCCCACCAGGACCAGGCCGCGGAGCAGCTCGCCACGGGTCAGCTCGGATATTGCCCTGGGAAGCTCCAGCCCAACCAGGACAAACAAGGCGCCGTTCAGCAGGAAGGTGGCCAAAGACCAGAACGCCGTCATTTGTCGGCGGGTGTCGGCCTGAATAACCCTCGGACCCAGCCTGCCCATGGCAAGCCCGGCGACCACGACGGCGAGAACACCGGAGGCCTGAACCCATTCGGCGAGCACAAAAGCCGTGAAGGGCGACAGGATGGTGACCACATTGCTCAGCAACGGATCCTGGATCCAGCGGCGGACACGCACCCCCGCCCAGGCGGTGAGTGCCCCGGCAGCAATCCCGCCCGCAAACGCGAGCAGGAAGCGCCCGGAAACGTCCACCGCATCCAGTGCCTCGGTGCCGGCAGTGGCCGCCACGGCCACACCGTAAACCACCAGCGCGGTTCCGTCATTGATCAGGCTCTCAGCGCGCAGGACAGTAACGTACCGGTTCGGCAGCACCCTCGCCAGAGCGCCGACGGCGGTGGCATCCGTGGGCGCAATGGCGGCGCCCAGCACCCACGCCGGCCCCCAGGGCAATCCGAGGGCATGGGCCGCGACAGCAACCGCCCAGGCGGTCACGATCACCAGCAGCGTGCCCATCAGGACAATGCCGCGCAGATTGCTGCGGATCTCCCGCAGCGAGGTGCTGATGCTCTCCCAATAAAGCAGGACCGGCAGGAACAGGAACAGCACTGCCTCGGGCGGCAGCTCCACCTCCGCCAGGGCAGGAATCAGGCCAAGCAGGATGCCGCAGGCCAGCAGCAGCACCGGGGCCGGCAATCCCCACCTGCGAGCGGCAAGGCTGCAGAGCAGCACAGCCGTACACAGGACCACCACCAGCTCAGAGCCAAGCACGTTGGGTCCTCAACCGATTCGGGGTGAAACCGGCGCAGTTCTCCATTCCTCCACGGTAGAAGCGTCACAAAGCATGCGGCAGGGGCGACGGAGGGAAGCGCCAGTTTCAGGTGGTGTTCAATAGACGAAATGAACATGTTGGACCTCGACGCACCTTATCTCCGCCTTGATACCGCCATTCTGGAGTCGAACATCCGGGCGATGTCAGCCTCCGCCCAAGCGCGAGGACTTGGCCTGTGGCCGCACGCCAAGACGCACAAATCCGTTGAGATTGCCCGCCGTCAGCTGGACGCCGGCGCGGCGGGCCTGACCGTGGCGACTGTGGGAGAGGCTGAAGTCTTCGCCCGCGCCGGTGCTCCGGGCATTTTCATTGCCTATCCGCTGTGGGTGACGCCGGCACGGGCGGAGCGCCTGCTGAAGGTGGCCAGCCAGACGCAGCTGCGGATCGGCGTCGACTCCCCGTCCGCGGCTGACCAGCTGGCACGCTTCGGAATTCCCGCCGAGGTGATGATCGAGGTGGATTCGGGCCACCACCGCAGCGGCTGCCCGCCGGAGGCCGCCGGCGCGCTCGCCGCACACGCCCGGCGTCTGGGCTTGACGGTGGCCGGCGTCTTCACGTTCCCGGGCCACAGCTATGCCCCCGGCAGGGGAGACGCAGCGGCCGACGACGAAGGTCGGGCCGTGTCCGAGGCAGTGGCCGGGCTGAAGAATGCCGGAGTGCCGGCGCCGGTGGTCAGCGGAGGGTCGAGTCCGTCCGCTGCCTATTCACGGAGCGTCCTGACCGACATCCGGCCCGGCGTGTACGTGTTCAATGATGCACAGCAGCTGGAACTGGGGGCCTGCACTCCGGAGGAAATTGCGCTCACCGTTGTAGCCACCGTGGTGTCAAAACCTGCCGGCCGGATGGTTCTGGATGCCGGAACCAAAACGCTGGGTGCCGACCGCGCGGTGTGGGCGAGCGGGCACGGGCGGTTGCTGGAACATCCCGATGCGCGGATCACGGCCGCCAGCGAACATCACGCCACAGTGGAAATATCCGGACCGCTGCCCGCTCTGGGCAGCCGGATTCTGGTGGTGCCAAACCACGCCTGCAACGCGGTTAATCTGCACGATCAGTATGTGCTGACTGGCGGAAGCGCCGCATTGGGTGCAGACGGCGGGTCCGCGGGGCCGGTGACCTGGGCAGTGGATGCACGGGGAATGAACTGATCCATGGCTGAACCCGATATCGTCACCCGGGTCCGATAGGGTCGGAGACAGCAAGGCATAAGGGTGTGCCGGGCCGGAGAACGGGCAGGAAACGGGGAGTCGTGGAAACCGAAACTGAGCATCTGGACGTGCTGATCATCGGAGCAGGACTGAGCGGGATTGGCGCTGCGTGCCGGTTGCGGCAGGACCACCCCGGCCGGTCCATCGCACTGCTGGAGTCGCGGGGACGCCCGGGCGGCACCTGGGACCTGTTCCGCTACCCCGGGATCCGCTCCGACTCGGACCTGTATACCTTTGGCTATGACTTCCGGCCGTGGCTCGAGGAGAAAGCCATTGCGGACGGGCCGAGCATCCTGTCCTATCTGAAAGAGACGGCCGCCCAGTATGGCGTGGACACCCTGATCCGGTACCACCACAAGGTGATCTCAGCGGATTGGTCCGGCCGGGACGCCCGCTGGACCATTACGGTGGAGCGTACCCGCACTCCGGAAGCCGGCCAGGACGGAGCACCTGCCGAACCGGTGGGCACCGCAGAGACCCTGCACCTGACGGCGGGGTGGATTTTCAACGCCGCCGGATACTACCGCTACGAGGAGGGGTATACCCCCGAGATTCCCGGGCGCGAGCACTTCGCCGGACGGATTGTGCATCCGCAGCACTGGCCCGAAGATCTGGACGTCTCCGGCAAGCGGATCGCTGTGATCGGCAGCGGCGCCACCGCGGTCACGCTCGTTCCGGCGCTCGCGGAACTGGGTGCCCGGGTGACGATGATCCAGCGCACCCCCACCTACATCCTGCCCATTCCCGCGGAGGACCCGATCGCGCGAAGGCTGCGCGGCGTCGTCGGCCCCGAGCGCACCGGGAAGATCATGGCCGAAGTCAGCGCCCGCCGGCAGCGGGCCATCTGGGCCTTTTGCCAGCGCTGGCCCAACCTGGCACGGAAGCTCATCCGCGGCATTCAAGCCAAGGTGCTGCCGGAGGATTTCGATCTGGACACGCACCTGAATCCGCCGTACCGGCCGTGGGATCAGCGGCTGTGTGCCGTTCCGGACGCTGACTTCTTCACCGCACTGAGCAACGGCTCGGCAACCATGGTGACCGGACAGACAACGGCGTTTACCGACCGCGGTCTGCGTTTGGCATCGGGAGACGAGGTGGAGGCCGACGCCGTCGTGACCGCCACGGGCTTGGCCCTGCGGATACTGGGCGGGGTGGACCTTCGGCTCGACGGCGTGCCGGTGAACCTCGCGGAGACCGTGGCCTACCGCGGAGTCATGCTCAGCGGGATCCCGAACATGGCGTTTGCCGTCGGCTACACCAACGCCTCCTGGACGCTCAAAGTAGGGCTGCTGACCCGGTGGTTCTCCCGGCTGCTCGCCCGCATGGACCAGCTGGGCCACACCGCTGCTGTGCCTGTGGCTCCTGCCGGCATGGCCACGCGGCCGCTGCTGGACTTTGGTGCCGGCTATATTCAGCGCAGCATGGCTGATTTGCCGCGGCAGGGAACGCGGGCGCCCTGGCTGATGACCATGAACTTCCTGGCCGACCGCAGGGATCTGCAAAAGGGCGAACTGGTTGATGAGCATCTGCGGTTCAGTGGTCCGCAGGGGCCGCTGCCCGGTGCGCAGGAGGAAGACCGCTTTGTTGACCTCGAGTCCGGCGTGCGGATGTGTTACCGGGTTGACGGTCCCGACGACGGCGAGCCGGTGGTTCTCCTGGCGGGCCTCGGGTTGGATCTGATGTCCTGGCCGGCTGCTTTTGTGGACGGTCTGACAGCCGCAGGGTACCGGGTCATCCGCCCGGACAACCGTGACGCTGGGCGTTCCACCCGAATGAACACCCCGGTGCCCAGCCTGCTGCACCAGGCCCTGGCCCGTCCTGTGCCCGGCGCCTACCGGGTCGAGGACATGGCCGACGATGTCGTGGGGCTGTTGGATCACCTGCAGGTGGACCGCGCACACATGGCGGGGATGTCCATGGGCGGCATGATTGCGCAGTCCGTTGCAGCCCACTATCCGGATCGGGTCCTGACCCTGACTTCGATCATCTCCACCACCGGCGCCCGGAAAATCGGTGCCGCAGCACTGTCGACCAAGCGCCGGTTTGCCGCCCGCCCACCGAGGACACGGGATGAGTTCATCAAGGCCCGTGTGGGCATGATGCGCCACCTTTCGGGGCGGGTTAACCCTGCCGATCCGGCGGAAGAGGCCAGGATCGGCGGGCAGGCCTGGGACCGGGGGATATACCCGGACCGCGGGACGGCCCGTGCCCGGCAGCTGGGCGCCGTCAACGCCTCTGCGGACCGAACGGGCGACCTCGCAAAAATCAAGGCACCCACGCTGGTGATCCACGGCGACCGGGACCCCATCGTGCATCCGAGCGGGGGAGCGGCAACCGCTGCAGCCATTGCCGGTTCACGCCTGGTGACGGTGCCCGGCATGGGCCACTATTTCCATCCCGCCGTGGTGCCGGAGCTCCTGCGGCTCGTCACCGGGCACCTTCCGGAGAGACGGACGGCGGAGGAGTCCGCGTGCTGAGACTTCCTACTGGCCCATTCCGGGGGAAACCGGAACGAAGTTGATCTTGTTGTTGTCCAGGACCCGCTTGTTGGCGATGCGGGTGAAACCCTTGGCGTCCAAGTGGTTCTTGGCGCGGAAATCCGCCAGGGCGTCGTCGTACGCCTTGTTAATCCGGGCGCCCGTGAGTACTTCCGTGGTGCCGTCAGCGAAAACGATGCTGACGGGGGCGGACTTGGGGAAGTGCCGGTCCATGCGAATGAAGCCGTCGTTGTCCTGCTGAAGAGTGATCAAGTGGTTCCGCCTTTAGAGATGATGAGGTTCCAGTCTTCCCTATATCCGGGCCTGTGCCGTACCAGCCCTGTTACCGGCCGGTCCGCGGCCGACGGCGATCGTTGCCTCGGGCCCCTCACTGGTGATGATTTCCGGCCGCAGGTCCTGCGCCGCCATGAGCTGGGCCACGGTGGCGGACTGCTCCCTGCTGCACTCCACCATCAGCGATCCGCCCGGGCGCAGCCATGCCGGTGCTGCGCTGATGATCCGCCGGAGAACAGTCAGACCGTCGGCGCCCCCGTCGAGGGTAATTGCAGGTTCATGGTCGCGCGCTTCCGGAGGCAGGGTGTCCAGTTGCGAAGTGGGGACATAGGGGGCATTGGCAACGACGACGTCGACCCGCCCGAGCAGGGTTTGCGGCAGCGCACTGAACAGATCACCGGCCAGGACGGTTGCCCGGCAGGCCAGGTTGATGCGTGCACATTCGATCGCTGCGGGGTGGATGTCGACGGCATAGGCCTCCAGGGAATGGCCGGCGCGTGAGGCGATGGCCAGGCTGACGGCTCCGGAGCCGCAGCAAAGCTCGACGAGCACCGGGTTGGTCAGGGCGCTGATCAGCGCTATGGCGTGAGCGGCCAGCAGTTCCGTCCGCCGGCGGGGGATGAAGACGCCGGCGGAGACCGTTATCCGCAGCCCGCAGAATCCCGCCCACCCGAGCACCTGTTCAAGCGGTAACCCGGCGCATCGCTGCCGGACCATCTGTTCCAGATTCTTGGAGCCTGAGGCTTCGGAGCTGAAGTTTGAGGCTTCGGCGAGAAGGAGACCGGCTTCCTCCTCGGCGAAAACACAACCGGCCGCTCGGAGGCGTGCGGCCAGCAGCTCTTCGGGAATGTTCCGGTGCACAGGGTTACTGTCACAGCTGCGGCGGCGTTGGGCAAGGCTTGCGAGCCGAGCGCAAAGCCGCCCGCTAGCTGATCCTCCGGAGCGTAAACATAAAGGGAGGATGCGGTCCGGGCATGTCCATCGCCCCCAGCAGCGTGTTCGCGTCCACTTTGCGGAAGGCATCGTTGATTGGCAGGGAATCGTAGATCATGGTGGCCGACACCGTGCCGCGGTATTCCATCAGACGGACCCGTGCCCTTGGCCGTGTTGTTCGGAGCAGGCGCAGCAACGGGCGGATGACGCGGCCGGCGGCCGAACGGCGCAGGATGGGGCCGAGTTTCAGGGCTGTCTGCAGCGGAACAAACCATGGATTAACCTCGAAGAGGCTGCCGTCCCTGCCGTTGAAGACCAACGGGTGTGCGGCCTCGGGGCCCTCGAATCTCTTTCCCTGCCATCCGAAGCTGCCCAGAACGCCGTCGAGGGGATGACCGGTTGGCACTTCTGTTCCCTGCCATGAGCCCGTGAGCTCATCGATGCCCACCGGCGGAAGGGAGTCGAAAAACGCCAGGGCTTCCGTGGAGGTGGTTCCGCCGCTGAGAACGGTCAGTCCGGCCAGCGCTTGGGTGACGCCGTTGTTGGGACTGATGGCGGTGGGGTTGCCGAGGCGGGCGCCGGACAGCGGTGCATAGGCTTCCCACTGTCCACCGGCACTCCCGAGCTTTTCGGTATCGGAATTTGCGTCCTCATATCTGGAGGTGAAGGCTCGCGCGGCCGCAGGATTTGTTGCAGGCGCACTGCTGCGAACTGTGCGGCTCTTTCCCTTGCCGTTCTCGAACTTCACAACAAAGTCACTCCCCAGCTCTGCTGCAATTTGAGCGGCCAACGTTCTTCCCCGCTCCCCGTGAGCTCGGTCCTTACGCTGGGGTGCTGTCTTGTCACCGTCGGCTGTCGCATCCGTAATCGAGGCGTAGTAGCGGCTTTCCCAAGCGGCCAGGTCCGCTGTGAGCTGTTCACTAAGCTGTGAGTCCCCGAAATCGACGGGGCCGTCAGGGAGCCAAACAGGAGATTCGGCCCATCCGGGAAACAGCCGGACGGGGATGGGAACGCGATGGTGGTCCACTGGGCCTTCTTCCATCCGACGGGTTTTCGATGCTAGGTGAAATGTACGTGAAAGGTACCTCTGGGCAAACGTTATGAAACCCGCGGCACTCAGTCCGGGCGCCAGAGAACCAGTACTTTTTCGAAGAAACTTGAGTAGTGCCGCCCTCCGATTATGCCGGCACCTGAAGCTAAAATAGAACGTATGTACTACTCCTAAAGGCTGAACGGCAACGGAGGCTCCAGATTGAACACCGCAGTCATCCCAGGTCGGCCTCCCCTTGAAGGGAGGACTTCTGCCGGCAGCGCTCGCCGCTGCGGTCCCGGCGGAGAGCAGGCTGTTGACCCTGGGGCTGGGCCAGTGTCGGTGGAGGTGCTGGAGGCTGCTGAGCGGGTGCGGTTGATTGATGAGATTCGGTTACTGGAGGAGTTGAAGTCCGCGGCTGCGGCGGCGCAGGCTCGTGCTGCGGCGGCGTTTGATGCTTCCACCCGGCGTGCCCAGGTCCGGGCGGGGCTGGCGGTGGAGCAGGCGGGCCGGGGAGTGGGAGCGCAGATCGGGTTGGCCCGCCGGGAGTCACCCCACCGGGGGAACCGGTTGCTGGGGTTGGCGAGGATCCTGACCGCGGAGATGCCGTGCACCTTGCAGGCGTTGAGCGTGGGGGTGATCAGTGAGTGGCGGGCCACGCTGCTGGTGCGGGAGACTGCGTGCCTGTCCCGGGAGGACCGGGGGCGGGTGGATGAGGTCGTGGCCGGGGATCTGGCGGGGTTGGAGGCTCTGGGGGATCGGGCACTGGTCGCGCGGGTGAGGTCTTTGTCGTACGGGTTGGATCCGCATGCGGTGGTGAATCGTGCGGCGAAGGCGGTTGAGGGCCGGTATGTGTCGTGTCGTCCGGCGCCGGACACGATGACGTATTTGACAGGGTTGTTGCCGGTGGCTCAGGGCGTGGGGGTGTTCGCGTCGTTGTCGCGGGAGGCGGATCGGTTGAAGGCGGCCGGGGATGCCCGGGGTCGGGGGCAGATTATGGCCGATACGTTGGTGGAGCGGGTCACGGGCAAGGCGCGGGCCGAGGATGTGCGGGTGGAGGTGCAGTTGATCATGACGGATCGGGCGTTGCTGGCCGGGGTCCTGGCACCTGATGACATGGATGCTGGTGTCGAGGAACCGGTGGGTGCCGGTAGGCGTGCGGGTTCTTTGGGCGGGTTTGTTCCTGCTGGTTCGGAGCCTGCGGTGTTGGCGGGGTACGGGGTGGTGCCGGCGCAGTGGGCGCGGGACCTGATCCGTGGCAGTCGGCCGGGCAGCGGTGCGGGAACCGTCCCAAGCCTCCAGCGTGAGGACACCGACGCTGGAACGTCTGGATCCAAGAACCACGGAGGCTCAGGAAACTGTAGGCCAACTCATAACCAGTCATCGGGGTGGGCTGCGCCTTGGGGTGTGCCGCGGGCGCGTCCGGATCCGTGGACCGAGGTGTGGCTGCGGCGGTTGTATGTGGTGCCGGAGTCAGGCCGGCTGGTGGCCATGGATTCAAAGGCACGGTTGGTGCCGAAGGGGTTGGCGCGGTTCATCGCAACCCGGGACCAGGTGTGTCGGACGCCGTGGTGTGGTGCGCCGATCCGGCATTATGACCATGTTGTTCCGGTTCGTGAGGGTGGTCGGACTACGGCGGAGAATGTTCAGGGGTTGTGCGAGGCCTGCAACCAGGCGAAGGAAGCGCCCGGATGGACCAGCCGAACGGTACGGGACACAGACTTCGGCCCGCCGGTCGACACCCCGGAGCTAGTTCACCGACTGGGCAGGCATACGGTGGTGACAACCACGCCCACAGGGCATGTTTATTGGTCTGTTGCTCCTTGTCCACCGGCTCTGGAGTAAAGGTGTTGGCAGAAGTCAGGTCCAGACACGGGAGAAT
Proteins encoded:
- a CDS encoding glycosyltransferase 87 family protein, whose protein sequence is MALSTAAHGTRTRTTLLWLLLGLPSALVLVVFGAQIHGLDFSVYREGALAFLGKSEHQLYDPSLVETDTRGLPFTYPPFAALLLAPFAFLPEAVGLVLLTATSCACLVATAFLAARYLQENDAIPARVRAALGGPAGIIVLATVLIGVLGPWREGLGFGQINPMLMVLIVADLLRPAGRVPRGVLIGLAAGIKLTPLAFGLIFLARRDWRAILTMGATFAATVAAGWLASPDQSRTFWFSALSDPSRVGDTTDMYNVSLNSLMAHLGTPEFLQRPLWLLASAAVVVLGFRAIRRADGRGDLVAAISANAVVMLAISPISWFHHWVWIALILPALWVSVRRRRAGVRTAGTVLAVALVPVFMLSSITVTMMLTGEVSGQGPAALELFTGLGVLLPVAALAFWATDPAPAIAAE
- a CDS encoding formate/nitrite transporter family protein gives rise to the protein MSEDRRREIGESEAPVEDELQESFENTVTEGAERLHRTFRAVLVTGVFGGLEVGLGVMAYLAVMHQTGDHLLAGISFSVGLIALFLAHSELFTENFLMPVAAVVAKEGSLRQLAKLWGVTLLGNLAGGWIIMWIVMQAFPQWESTIEESARHFTDAPFSLQTVALAILGGSTITLMSRMQQGTSSDPAKIVATVIGGFLLAGLQMFHSILDSLLIFGAIQSGAGITYLEWLTWFGYTLFFNMVGGLVLVTALRLLRTKELLKERREEAPADPEAARGDA
- a CDS encoding Na+/H+ antiporter, whose amino-acid sequence is MLGSELVVVLCTAVLLCSLAARRWGLPAPVLLLACGILLGLIPALAEVELPPEAVLFLFLPVLLYWESISTSLREIRSNLRGIVLMGTLLVIVTAWAVAVAAHALGLPWGPAWVLGAAIAPTDATAVGALARVLPNRYVTVLRAESLINDGTALVVYGVAVAATAGTEALDAVDVSGRFLLAFAGGIAAGALTAWAGVRVRRWIQDPLLSNVVTILSPFTAFVLAEWVQASGVLAVVVAGLAMGRLGPRVIQADTRRQMTAFWSLATFLLNGALFVLVGLELPRAISELTRGELLRGLVLVGVVTVVIVAVRLVYLFSTTYLIRLLDRRESQRARRISNRARVVSGLAGFRGAVSLAAALATPRSTAAGTPFPDRDLIIFVAAGVIVVTLVLQAPLLPAVARWARLPGDTVARTEELRFAQASAINDALEAMPRLGAELGTQQQVVDELAAEYSRRLSVLNALRNEADKDDDGATRALTRAGQYRELGLALIAQKRNTLIRLRDERRIDDTVLLRLQSRLDVEEIRLAAPHDAADETREE
- a CDS encoding alanine racemase, with translation MNMLDLDAPYLRLDTAILESNIRAMSASAQARGLGLWPHAKTHKSVEIARRQLDAGAAGLTVATVGEAEVFARAGAPGIFIAYPLWVTPARAERLLKVASQTQLRIGVDSPSAADQLARFGIPAEVMIEVDSGHHRSGCPPEAAGALAAHARRLGLTVAGVFTFPGHSYAPGRGDAAADDEGRAVSEAVAGLKNAGVPAPVVSGGSSPSAAYSRSVLTDIRPGVYVFNDAQQLELGACTPEEIALTVVATVVSKPAGRMVLDAGTKTLGADRAVWASGHGRLLEHPDARITAASEHHATVEISGPLPALGSRILVVPNHACNAVNLHDQYVLTGGSAALGADGGSAGPVTWAVDARGMN
- a CDS encoding alpha/beta fold hydrolase, coding for METETEHLDVLIIGAGLSGIGAACRLRQDHPGRSIALLESRGRPGGTWDLFRYPGIRSDSDLYTFGYDFRPWLEEKAIADGPSILSYLKETAAQYGVDTLIRYHHKVISADWSGRDARWTITVERTRTPEAGQDGAPAEPVGTAETLHLTAGWIFNAAGYYRYEEGYTPEIPGREHFAGRIVHPQHWPEDLDVSGKRIAVIGSGATAVTLVPALAELGARVTMIQRTPTYILPIPAEDPIARRLRGVVGPERTGKIMAEVSARRQRAIWAFCQRWPNLARKLIRGIQAKVLPEDFDLDTHLNPPYRPWDQRLCAVPDADFFTALSNGSATMVTGQTTAFTDRGLRLASGDEVEADAVVTATGLALRILGGVDLRLDGVPVNLAETVAYRGVMLSGIPNMAFAVGYTNASWTLKVGLLTRWFSRLLARMDQLGHTAAVPVAPAGMATRPLLDFGAGYIQRSMADLPRQGTRAPWLMTMNFLADRRDLQKGELVDEHLRFSGPQGPLPGAQEEDRFVDLESGVRMCYRVDGPDDGEPVVLLAGLGLDLMSWPAAFVDGLTAAGYRVIRPDNRDAGRSTRMNTPVPSLLHQALARPVPGAYRVEDMADDVVGLLDHLQVDRAHMAGMSMGGMIAQSVAAHYPDRVLTLTSIISTTGARKIGAAALSTKRRFAARPPRTRDEFIKARVGMMRHLSGRVNPADPAEEARIGGQAWDRGIYPDRGTARARQLGAVNASADRTGDLAKIKAPTLVIHGDRDPIVHPSGGAATAAAIAGSRLVTVPGMGHYFHPAVVPELLRLVTGHLPERRTAEESAC
- a CDS encoding putative protein N(5)-glutamine methyltransferase, with protein sequence MHRNIPEELLAARLRAAGCVFAEEEAGLLLAEASNFSSEASGSKNLEQMVRQRCAGLPLEQVLGWAGFCGLRITVSAGVFIPRRRTELLAAHAIALISALTNPVLVELCCGSGAVSLAIASRAGHSLEAYAVDIHPAAIECARINLACRATVLAGDLFSALPQTLLGRVDVVVANAPYVPTSQLDTLPPEARDHEPAITLDGGADGLTVLRRIISAAPAWLRPGGSLMVECSREQSATVAQLMAAQDLRPEIITSEGPEATIAVGRGPAGNRAGTAQARI
- a CDS encoding DUF4334 domain-containing protein yields the protein MAAQIAAELGSDFVVKFENGKGKSRTVRSSAPATNPAAARAFTSRYEDANSDTEKLGSAGGQWEAYAPLSGARLGNPTAISPNNGVTQALAGLTVLSGGTTSTEALAFFDSLPPVGIDELTGSWQGTEVPTGHPLDGVLGSFGWQGKRFEGPEAAHPLVFNGRDGSLFEVNPWFVPLQTALKLGPILRRSAAGRVIRPLLRLLRTTRPRARVRLMEYRGTVSATMIYDSLPINDAFRKVDANTLLGAMDMPGPHPPFMFTLRRIS
- a CDS encoding HNH endonuclease, translating into MSVEVLEAAERVRLIDEIRLLEELKSAAAAAQARAAAAFDASTRRAQVRAGLAVEQAGRGVGAQIGLARRESPHRGNRLLGLARILTAEMPCTLQALSVGVISEWRATLLVRETACLSREDRGRVDEVVAGDLAGLEALGDRALVARVRSLSYGLDPHAVVNRAAKAVEGRYVSCRPAPDTMTYLTGLLPVAQGVGVFASLSREADRLKAAGDARGRGQIMADTLVERVTGKARAEDVRVEVQLIMTDRALLAGVLAPDDMDAGVEEPVGAGRRAGSLGGFVPAGSEPAVLAGYGVVPAQWARDLIRGSRPGSGAGTVPSLQREDTDAGTSGSKNHGGSGNCRPTHNQSSGWAAPWGVPRARPDPWTEVWLRRLYVVPESGRLVAMDSKARLVPKGLARFIATRDQVCRTPWCGAPIRHYDHVVPVREGGRTTAENVQGLCEACNQAKEAPGWTSRTVRDTDFGPPVDTPELVHRLGRHTVVTTTPTGHVYWSVAPCPPALE